One genomic region from Lynx canadensis isolate LIC74 chromosome E1, mLynCan4.pri.v2, whole genome shotgun sequence encodes:
- the KLHL10 gene encoding kelch-like protein 10, producing MEMESAAASTRFHQPHMERKMSAMTCEIFNELRLEGKLCDVVIKVNGFEFNAHKNILCSCSSYFRALFTSGWNNTEKKVYNIPGISPDMMKLIIEYAYTRTIPITPDNVEKLLAAADQFNIMGIVRGCCEFLKSELCLDNCIGICKFTDYYYCPELRQKAYMFILHNFEEMVKVSAEFLELSVSELKDIIEKDELNVKQEDAVFEAILKWISHDPQNRKQHISVLLPKVRLALMHAEYFMNNVKMNDYVKDSEECKPVIINALKAMYDLNMNGPSNSDFTNPLTRPRLPYAILFAIGGWSGGSPTNAIEAYDARADRWVNVTCEEESPRAYHGAAYLKGYVYIIGGFDSVDYFNSVKRFDPVKKTWHQVAPMHSRRCYVSVTVLSNFIYAMGGFDGYVRLNTAERYEPETNQWTLIAPMHEQRSDASATTLYGKVYICGGFNGNECLFTAEVYNTESNQWTVIAPMRSRRSGIGVIAYGEHVYAVGGFDGANRLRSAEAYSPVANTWRTIPTMFNPRSNFGIEVVDDLLFVVGGFNGFTTTFNVECYDEKTDEWYDAHDMSIYRSALSCCVVPGLANVGEYAARRDNFTGLALRDEVKYSASTSTLPV from the exons ATGGAGATGGAGAGCGCGGCGGCCTCCACACGTTTCCACCAGCCTCACATGGAGAGGAAGATGAGCGCGATGACCTGTGAGATCTTTAACGAGCTTAGACTGGAGGGCAAGCTCTGCGACGTGGTCATCAAGGTCAATGGCTTTGAGTTCAATGCCCACAAGAACATCCTCTGTAGCTGCAGTTCCTACTTTAG agCTTTGTTTACAAGTGGCTGGAACAACACTGAAAAGAAGGTATACAACATTCCTGGCATTTCCCCGGACATGATGAAGCTAATTATTGAATATGCATACACCCGGACCATCCCTATCACGCCGGACAATGTGGAGAAACTGCTGGCTGCTGCAGACCAATTCAACATCATGGGTATTGTTAGGGGTTGCTGTGAGTTCCTCAAGTCGGAGCTGTGTTTGGATAACTGTATCGGCATCTGCAAGTTCACAGACTACTACTACTGCCCCGAGCTGAGGCAGAAGGCCTACATGTTCATACTGCACAACTTTGAGGAGATGGTGAAAGTCTCGGCCGAGTTTTTAGAGCTCTCAGTCAGTGAACTGAAGGATATCATTGAGAAAGACGAGCTCAACGTCAAACAAGAAGATGCTGTATTTGAggccattttaaaatggatttctcATGACCCCCAAAACAGGAAGCAGCATATTTCAGTTTTGCTTCCCAAG GTTCGCCTGGCCCTAATGCATGCTGAGTACTTCATGAACAATGTTAAGATGAACGACTACGTCAAAGACAGTGAGGAATGCAAGCCAGTCATCATTAATGCCCTAAAGGCCATGTATGATCTAAACATGAATGGACCCTCCAATTCTGACTTCACCAACCCACTCACCAGGCCCCGCCTGCCCTACGCCATCCTATTTGCAATCGGTGGCTGGAGTGGTGGGAGCCCCACCAATGCCATTGAGGCATATGATGCTCGGGCAGACAGATGGGTGAATGTCACTTGTGAGGAAGAGAGTCCTCGTGCCTACCATGGGGCAGCCTATTTGAAAGGTTACGTTTATATCATTGGGGGGTTTGACAGTGTAGACTATTTCAATAGCGTTAAGCGTTTTGACCCAGTCAAGAAAACGTGGCACCAGGTGGCCCCGATGCACTCCCGTCGTTGTTACGTCAGTGTGACAGTCCTCAGCAATTTTATTTATGCCATGGGAGGATTTGACGGCTACGTGCGTCTCAACACTGCTGAGCGCTATGAACCAGAGACCAACCAGTGGACGCTCATCGCCCCCATGCACGAGCAGAGGAGTGACGCCAGTGCCACCACGCTCTATGGGAAG GTCTACATATGTGGTGGTTTTAATGGAAATGAGTGCCTGTTCACAGCAGAAGTGTACAACACTGAGAGCAATCAGTGGACAGTCATAGCACCCATGAGAAGCAGGAGGAGTGGCATAGGCGTAATTGCCTACGGAGAACACGTATATGCG GTAGGTGGCTTTGACGGAGCGAATCGACTTAGGAGTGCGGAAGCCTACAGCCCAGTAGCTAACACTTGGCGCACGATACCCACTATGTTTAATCCTCGTAGCAATTTTGGCATCGAGGTGGTAGACGACCTCTTGTTTGTGGTGGGCGGCTTTAACGGCTTTACCACCACCTTTAACGTGGAATGCTATGATGAAAAGACAGACGAGTGGTATGACGCCCATGACATGAGCATCTACCGCAGCGCCCTGAGCTGCTGTGTGGTGCCGGGGCTGGCCAACGTCGGGGAATATGCGGCTAGACGGGACAACTTCACAGGATTAGCACTGCGAGATGAAGTAAAATACTCCGCTTCAACAAGTACCCTACCTGTATGA
- the KLHL11 gene encoding kelch-like protein 11, with amino-acid sequence MAAAAVAAAAAAAAAASLQVLEMESMETAAAGSAGLAAEVRGSGTVDFGSGPGISAMEASGGDPGPEAEDFECSSHCSELSWRQNEQRRQGLFCDITLCFGGAGGREFRAHRSVLAAATEYFTPLLSGQFSESRSGRVEMRKWSSEPGPEPDTVEAVIEYMYTGRIRVSTGSVHEVLELADRFLLIRLKEFCGEFLKKKLHLSNCVAIHSLAHMYTLSQLALKAADMIRRNFHKVIQDEEFYTLPFHLIRDWLSDLEITVDSEEVLFETVLKWVQRNAEERERYFEELFKLLRLSQMKPTYLTRHVKPERLVANNEVCVKLVADAVERHALRAENIQSGTFQHPASHVSLLPRYGQNMDVIMVIGGVSEGGDYLSECVGYFVDEDRWVNLPHIHNHLDGHAVAVTESYVYVAGSMEPGFAKTVERYNPNLNTWEHVCSLMTRKHSFGLTEVKGKLYSIGGHGNFSPGFKDVTVYNPELDKWHNLESAPKILRDVKALAIEDRFVYIAARTPVDRDTEDGLKAVITCYDTETRQWQDVESLPLIDNYCFFQMSVVNSNFYQTASCCPKSYSLENEEAVRKIASQVSDEILESLPPEVLSIEGAAICYYRDDVFIIGGWKNSDDIDKQYRKEAYRYCAERKRWMLLPPMPQPRCRATACHVRIPYRYLHGTQRYPMPQNLMWQKDRIRQMQEIHRHALNMRRVPSSQIEC; translated from the exons atggcggcggcggcggtggcggcggcagcggcggcggcagcggccgCATCTCTTCAGGTGCTGGAGATGGAGAGCATGGAGACGGCCGCCGCCGGATCGGCAGGGCTGGCCGCCGAAGTCCGAGGAAGCGGCACGGTGGACTTCGGGTCTGGGCCCGGCATATCTGCAATGGAAGCGAGCGGGGGCGATCCGGGCCCGGAGGCCGAGGATTTCGAGTGCAGCTCTCACTGCTCCGAGCTGTCGTGGAGGCAGAACGAGCAGCGGCGCCAAGGCCTCTTCTGCGACATTACCTTGTGCTTCGGCGGCGCGGGCGGCCGAGAGTTCCGGGCCCACCGCTCGGTGCTGGCCGCCGCCACCGAATACTTCACGCCCCTGCTCTCGGGCCAGTTCTCGGAGTCCCGCTCGGGCAGGGTGGAGATGCGCAAGTGGAGCTCGGAGCCCGGGCCCGAGCCCGACACGGTGGAAGCCGTTATCGAATACATGTACACCGGGCGCATCCGCGTCAGCACGGGCAGCGTGCACGAGGTGCTGGAGTTGGCCGACAG gTTCCTGTTAATTCGTTTAAAAGAATTCTGTGGAGAATTTCTCAAGAAGAAACTTCATCTCTCTAATTGTGTGGCCATTCATAGCTTAGCTCACATGTATACTCTGAGCCAACTTGCTCTGAAAGCTGCCGATATGATACGGAGAAATTTCCACAAAGTAATTCAGGATGAAGAATTTTATACTTTACCTTTCCATCTCATTCGAGACTGGCTGTCGGACTTGGAAATCACGGTTGATTCTGAAGAGGTTCTCTTTGAAACAGTGTTGAAGTGGGTTCAGAGAAAcgctgaagagagagagagatactttGAAGAACTTTTTAAATTGCTCAGATTGTCCCAGATGAAACCTACTTACCTTACTCGGCATGTCAAACCAGAGAGGCTGGTGGCCAATAATGAAGTTTGCGTCAAGTTAGTGGCCGATGCAGTGGAGAGGCATGCCCTGAGAGCTGAAAACATACAGTCTGGCACCTTCCAGCATCCTGCCTCTCATGTCTCATTATTACCTCGCTATGGGCAAAACATGGACGTGATCATGGTTATTGGAGGCGTGTCAGAAGGAGGGGATTATTTAAGTGAATGTGTGGGGTATTTTGTCGATGAGGACAGATGGGTAAACCTGCCCCATATTCATAATCACCTTGATGGACATGCCGTTGCAGTAACAGAGTCCTACGTGTATGTTGCTGGATCGATGGAACCAGGGTTTGCTAAAACTGTGGAAAGATACAACCCAAATTTGAATACGTGGGAACATGTTTGTAGTCTGATGACAAGAAAGCATTCTTTTGGGTTAACAGAAGTCAAAGGGAAGCTCTACAGCATTGGAGGGCATGGCAACTTCAGCCCTGGCTTCAAAGATGTGACTGTTTATAATCCTGAGCTTGATAAATGGCACAACTTGGAATCAGCACCAAAGATCCTCCGGGATGTCAAAGCACTAGCCATCGAAGACCGGTTTGTGTACATCGCTGCCCGCACTCCCGTGGACCGGGACACCGAAGATGGGTTAAAGGCTGTAATTACCTGCTATGATACGGAGACTCGACAGTGGCAAGATGTGGAATCTTTGCCACTTATTGACAATTACTGTTTTTTCCAAATGTCTGTGGTCAATTCAAACTTTTACCAGACGGCATCATGCTGTCCCAAGAGTTATTCTTTAGAAAATGAAGAGGCAGTAAGAAAAATTGCCAGCCAAGTGTCCGATGAGATCCTTGAGAGCTTACCTCCCGAAGTCCTAAGCATCGAAGGAGCGGCTATCTGCTATTACAGAGATGACGTTTTCATTATTGGAGGCTGGAAAAACAGCGATGATATCGACAAACAGTACCGGAAAGAAGCCTACCGATATTGTGCTGAAAGAAAGCGGTGGATGCTTCTTCCTCCCATGCCACAGCCTCGTTGTAGAGCCACTGCTTGCCACGTGAGGATCCCATACCGGTACTTGCATGGCACACAGAGATATCCTATGCCTCAAAACTTAATGTGGCAGAAGGACCGCATCAGACAGATGCAAGAAATACATCGGCACGCCCTGAACATGCGAAGAGTGCCAAGCTCTCAGATTGAATGCTAG